A genomic stretch from Dama dama isolate Ldn47 chromosome 10, ASM3311817v1, whole genome shotgun sequence includes:
- the PHKG2 gene encoding phosphorylase b kinase gamma catalytic chain, liver/testis isoform, which yields MTLDVGPEDELPDWAAAKEFYQKYDPKDVIGRGVSSVVRRCVHRATGQEFAVKIMEVTAERLSPEQLEEVREATRRETHILRQVAGHPHIITLIDSYESSSFMFLVFDLMRKGELFDYLTEKVALSEKETRSIMRSLLEAVSFLHNNNIVHRDLKPENILLDDDMQIRLSDFGFSCHLEPGEKLRELCGTPGYLAPEILKCSMDETHPGYGKEVDLWACGVILFTLLAGSPPFWHRRQILMLRMIMEGQYQFSSPEWDDRSDTVKDLISRLLQVDPVERLTAEQALQHPFFERCEGSQAWNLTPRQRFRVAVWTVLAAGRVALSAHRVRPLTKSALLRDPYALRPVRRLIDNCAFRLYGHWVKKGEQQNRAALFQHRPPGPFPILGPEEEGDSATIAEDEAMLVLG from the exons AGGAGTGAGCTCTGTGGTCCGCCGCTGCGTTCATCGTGCTACTGGTCAGGAGTTTGCGGTGAAGATCATGGAGGTGACAGCCGAGCGGTTGAGTCCTGAGCAGCTGGAGGAGGTGCGGGAGGCCACGCGGCGGGAGACGCACATCCTTCGCCAGGTCGCCGGCCACCCCCACATCA TCACTCTCATCGATTCCTACGAGTCTTCTAGCTTCATGTTCCTGGTGTTTGACCT GATGCGGAAGGGAGAGCTGTTTGACTATCTCACAGAGAAGGTGGCCCTCTCAGAAAAAGAAACCAG GTCCATCATGAGGTCTCTGCTGGAAGCAGTGAGTTTTCTCCACAACAACAACATTGTACACCGAGACCTGAAGCCCGAGAATATTCTCCTAGATGACGATATGCAGATCCGACTTTCAGATTTTGGGTTCTCCTGCCACCTGGAACCTGGCGAGAAGCTTCGAG AGTTGTGTGGGACTCCAGGGTATCTAGCACCAGAGATCCTTAAGTGCTCCATGGATGAAACTCACCCAGGCTACGGCAAGGAGGTCGATCT CTGGGCCTGCGGGGTGATCTTATTCACACTCCTGGCGGGCTCCCCACCATTCTGGCACCGACGCCAGATCCTGATGTTACGTATGATCATGGAGGGCCAGTACCAGTTTAGTTCACCTGAGTGGGACGACCGTTCGGACACTGTGAAAGACCTG ATCTCCAGGCTGCTGCAGGTGGATCCTGTGGAGCGCCTGACAGCGGAGCAAGCCCTCCAGCACCCATTCTTTGAGCGCTGTGAAGGCAGCCAAGCCTGGAACCTCACCCCCCGCCAGCGGTTTCGG GTGGCAGTGTGGACCGTGCTGGCTGCTGGACGGGTGGCCTTAAGCGCCCACCGTGTCCGGCCACTGACCAAGAGTGCGCTGTTGAGGGACCCTTACGCGCTGCGGCCAGTGCGGCGCCTTATCGACAACTGTGCCTTCCGGCTGTACGGACACTGGGTGAAGAAGGGTGAGCAGCAGAACCGGGCAGCCCTCTTCCAGCATCGGCCCCCGGGGCCTTTTCCCATTTTGGGCCCTGAAGAGGAGGGGGACTCGGCTACTATCGCTGAGGATGAGGCCATGCTAGTGCTGGGCTAG
- the CFAP119 gene encoding cilia- and flagella-associated protein 119, producing the protein MIRRKSSQFQGLKMQSELVQHYELRREPERDLSSLDESATRMGTGVRTESRTVASVDVDNDPAANLFPPPLPQPRICIWKYLDIHSMHRLEKTASTEEMREVLAELLGLGSPEKSLRDAITLDLFSHALIFCRQQGFSLEQTSTACALLQDLHKACIETPLGNVEECYRYFTSVLFCHGVRRPPFSIDLFKEEQLLALADYVVNTYFRHFKLYKYVFTPQVRLDLSLTYTGLKAPNLWSEDETEKEKGGEVEQQGVIKQEVEPETVIQPEPEPSQVSILRAYIKTQMNKELRQLQQLVEERLKASEERLSSKLTTLERPLQLPPGKGKNKIK; encoded by the exons ATGATCCGCCGGAAGTCCAGCCAATTCCAGGGACTAAAAATGCAGTCGGAGCTTGTACAGCACTACGAACTGCGGCGAGAACCCGAAAGAGACCTCAGCTCATTGGATGAATCGGCCACGCGTATGGGAACAGGTGTGCGGACCGAATCCAGGACCGTGGCTTCGGTGGATGTCGATAACGATCCTGCAGCCAACTTGTTCCCG CCGCCGCTGCCCCAGCCCCGGATCTGTATATG GAAGTACCTGGACATCCATTCCATGCACAGGCTGGAGAAGACAGCCAGCACTGAGGAGATGAGGGA ggTGCTGGCTGAGCTGTTGGGACTAGGTTCTCCTGAGAAGAGCCTGCGGGATGCCATCACTCTGGACCTCTTTTCCCATGCACTCATCTTCTGCCGCCAGCAGGGCTTCTCCCTGGAGCAGACCTCAACAGCTTGTGCCCTGCTCCAAGATCTTCACAAGGCCTGTATTG AAACCCCCCTGGGCAACGTGGAGGAATGTTACCGCTACTTCACCAGTGTTCTTTTTTGCCATGGAGTCCGG CGCCCCCCTTTCAGTATTGACCTCTTTAAGGAGGAACAGCTGCTGGCCCTGGCGGATTATGTGGTGAACACCTACTTCCGCCACTTCAAGCTGTACAAATATGTCTTCACACCCCAG GTGCGGCTGGATCTCTCTTTGACTTACACGGGGCTAAAGGCACCCAATCTCTGGTCAGAGGATGAGACAG agaaagaaaagggaggagaGGTGGAACAGCAGGGAGTCATCAAACAGGAGGTGGAACCGGAAACAGTGATCCAGCCAGAGCCAGAGCCAA GCCAGGTCTCCATCCTCCGAGCCTACATCAAGACCCAGATGAATAAGGAGCTGCGGCAGCTCCAACAACTAGTGGAGGAGCGGCTCAAAGCTAGTGAGGAAAGGCTCAGCAGCAAGCTGACCACCCTCGAGCGGCCCCTCCAGCTACCTCCAGGCAAAGGCAAGAACAAGATCAAGTGA
- the RNF40 gene encoding E3 ubiquitin-protein ligase BRE1B: MSGPGNKRAAGDGGSGPPEKKLSREEKTTTTLIEPIRLGGISSTEEMDLKVLQFKNKKLAERLEQRQACEDELRERIEKLEKRQATDDATLLIVNRYWAQLDETVEALLRHHESQGELSSGTEAPGTQEGPTRDETPLTEPGTSELREPLPMQLRPPLSEPALAFVVALGASSSEEVELQLQGRMEFSKAAVSRVVEASDRLQRRVEELCQRVYSRGDSEPPSEVAQARTRELGRENRRLQDLATQLQEKHHRISLEYSELQDKVTSAETKVLEMETTVEDLQWDIEKLRKREQKLNKHLAEALEQLNSGYYVSGSSSGFQGGQITLSMQKFEMLNAELEENQELANSRMAELEKLQAELQGAVRTNERLKVALRSLPEEVVRETGEYRMLQAQFSLLYNESLQVKTQLDEARGLLLATKNSHLRHIEHMESDELGLQKKLRTEVIQLEDTLAQVRKEYEMLRIEFEQNLAANEQAGPINREMRHLISSLQNHNHQLKGDAQRYKRKLREVQAEIAKLRAQASGSTHSIPSLGHPEDSSLGASVPGKEEGGPGPVGAPDTRKEMASMPGAAITTSSAKKEDLVPSEEETQALTPGTQGPSSRGREPEARPKRELREREGPVLGPPSVASALSRADREKAKVEEAKRKESELLKGLRVELKKAQESQKEMKLLLDMYKSAPKEQRDKVQLMAAERKAKAEVDELRGRIRELEERDRRESKKIADEDALRRIRQAEEQIEHLQRKLGATKQEEEALLSEMDVTGQAFEDMQEQNGRLLQQLREKDDANFKLMSERIKANQIHKLLREEKDELGEQVLGLKSQVDAQLLTVQKLEEKERALQGSLGGVEKELTLRSQALELNKRKAVEAAQLAEDLKVQLEHVQTRLREIQPCLAESRAAREKESFNLKRAQEDISRLRRKLEKQRKVEVYADADEILQEEIKEYKARLTCPCCNTRKKDAVLTKCFHVFCFECVRGRYEARQRKCPKCNAAFGAHDFHRVYIS, translated from the exons ATGTCTGGGCCCGGCAACAAACGCGCCGCTGGGGATGGGGGTTCGGGGCCCCCAGAGAAGAAGTTGAGCCGCGAGGAGAAGACCACCACCACGCTTATAGAGCCCATTCGCCTGGGAGGCATCTCTTCCACG GAGGAGATGGACCTCAAGGTTCTGCAGTTCAAGAACAAGAAACTTGCAGAGCGGCTGGAACAGAGACAGGCATGTGAAGACGAACTCCGAGAACGAATTGAGAAGCTGGAGAAGCGGCAGGCCACAGATGACGCCACCCTCCTCATTGTCAATCGCTACTGGGCCCAG CTGGATGAAACTGTGGAAGCCCTTCTCCGACACCATGAGAGCCAGGGGGAGCTATCTTcagggacagaggcacctgggacCCAGGAGGGGCCGACACGTGATGAGACCCCTCTCACAGAGCCAGGGACTTCGGAGCTGAGGG AACCCCTGCCAATGCAACTGCGGCCCCCTCTCAGTGAGCCAGCCTTGGCTTTTGTGGTGGCCCTTGGCGCAAGCAGTAGTGAGGAGGTGGAGCTGCAGCTGCAGGGCCGCATGGAGTTCTCCAAGGCAGCTGTGTCCCGTGTCGTGGAGGCCTCTGACCGCCTGCAGCGCCGGGTGGAAGAACTCTGTCAGCGAGTATACAGCCGAG GGGACAGTGAGCCCCCCAGTGAGGTGGCTCAGGCACGTACCCGGGAGCTGGGCCGTGAGAATCGTCGGCTACAGGACTTGGCCACCCAACTACAGGAGAAGCACCACCGCATCTCATTGGAG TACTCTGAGCTCCAGGATAAAGTGACATCTGCAGAGACCAAAGTGCTGGAGATGGAGACGACAGTAGAGGACCTGCAGTGGGACATTGAGAAGTTGCGGAAGCGGGAGCAAAAACTTAATAAGCACCTGGCAGAAGCCTTAGAGCAG CTCAATTCTGGCTACTATGTGTCTGGGAGCTCTTCAGGCTTCCAGGGTGGCCAGATCACACTCAGCATGCAGAAG TTTGAAATGCTGAATGCGGAGTTGGAGGAAAATCAGGAATTGGCCAATAGCCGCATGGCAGAGTTGGAGAAGCTGCAGGCCGAACTTCAGGGGGCCGTGCGGACCAATGAGCGCCTCAAG GTAGCATTGCGGAGCCTTCCCGAGGAGGTGGTCCGGGAGACAGGGGAGTACCGGATGCTGCAGGCACAGTTCTCACTGCTCTACAATGAGTCTCTGCAAGTGAAGACCCAGCTGGACGAGGCCCGTGGGCTGCTGCTGGCCACCAAGAATTCCCACCTGAGGCACATTGAGCACATGGAG AGTGATGAGCTGGGGCTGCAGAAGAAGCTACGCACCGAGGTTATACAGCTGGAGGACACGCTGGCCCAGGTTCGCAAGGAGTACGAGATGCTGCGCATCGAGTTTGAACAGAACCTGGCGGCCAACGAGCAGGCGG GGCCCATCAACCGCGAGATGCGCCACCTGATCAGCAGCCTACAGAACCACAACCACCAGCTAAAGGGGGACGCCCAGCGATACAAGCGGAAACTGCGCGAAGTGCAGGCCGAGATTGCCAAG CTCCGGGCTCAGGCCAGTGGCTCTACTCACTCCATCCCCAGCCTGGGTCACCCAGAGGACTCCAGCCTCGGTGCCTCAGTcccagggaaagaagagggtggGCCAGGCCCTGTTGGTGCCCCTGACACCAGAAAGGAGATGGCTTCCATGCCTGGCGCTGCCATTACTACCTCGTCAGCGAAGAAGGAAGACCTGGTGCCCTCTGAGGAAGAGACCCAGGCCCTGACTCCCGGGACCCAGGGACCCTCCTCCCGGGGCCGAGAACCTGAGGCCAGACCCAAGCGGGAGCTTCGGGAGCGAGAAGGGCCTGTTCTGGGACCCCCATCTGTAGCCTCAGCTCTCTCAAGGGCTGATCGGGAGAAGGCCAAAGTGGAAGAGGCCAAGAGGAAGGAATCAGAACTCCTCAAAGGTCTCCGAGTAGAGCTCAA GAAGGCCCAGGAAAGCCAGAAGGAGATGAAGTTGCTGCTGGACATGTATAAGTCTGCGCCCAAGGAACAGCGGGATAAGGTGCAGCTCATGGCAGCGGAACGCAAGGCCAAGGCTGAG GTCGATGAACTTCGGGGCCGCATCCGGGAGCTGGAGGAGAGGGATCGGAGGGAGAGCAAGAAGATCGCGGACGAGGATGCCTTGCGGCGCATTCGTCAGGCGGAGGAGCAGATTGAACACCTGCAGCGCAAGTTGGGTGCCACCAAGCAG GAGGAGGAGGCCCTGCTGTCAGAGATGGATGTGACTGGCCAGGCCTTTGAGGACATGCAGGAGCAAAACGGGCGGCTGCTCCAGCAGCTGCGAGAAAAGGATGATGCCAACTTCAAGCTGATGTCAGAGCGGATCAAAGCCAACCAGATTCATAAGCTGCTGCGGGAGGAGAAGGACGAGCTGGGCGAGCAGGTTCTTGGCCTCAAGTCCCAG GTGGATGCCCAGCTGCTGACCGTGCAGAAGCTGGAGGAAAAAGAGCGAGCCTTGCAGGGCAGCCTCGGGGGTGTGGAGAAGGAGCTGACACTACGCAGCCAGGCCCTGGAGCTCAACAAGAGGAAG GCCGTAGAAGCAGCCCAGCTGGCCGAAGACCTGAAGGTGCAGCTGGAGCATGTGCAGACACGGCTGCGAGAGATCCAACCTTGCCTGGCCGAGAGCCGGGCTGCGCGGGAGAAAGAGAGCTTCAACCTCAAGAGGGCTCAG GAGGACATCTCCCGGCTGCGGCGCAAGCTGGAGAAGCAGAGGAAGGTGGAAGTTTATGCAGACGCTGATGAAATCCTCCAGGAGGAGATCAAGGAATACAAG GCGCGGTTGACCTGCCCCTGCTGTAACACCCGCAAGAAAGATGCAGTCCTTACCAAGTGCTTCCACGTTTTCTGCTTCGAGTGTGTGCGGGGCCGCTATGAGGCCCGCCAGAGGAAGTGCCCCAAGTGCAACGCTGCCTTTGGTGCCCACGACTTCCACCGCGTCTACATCAGCTGA
- the LOC133063226 gene encoding uncharacterized protein LOC133063226: MLRFFPTLATTARARGHFLGSPMPSPAAARASASAPTAGSPAPEVNVARVSVSGPTRTSRWGPAETSGARWSPKADKAASPSEGATPDEAVGSRKGVTADTPAAAPVAMAPVPAPASSPSLVITVPSASPSTASVKGPAADPTAH, translated from the coding sequence ATGCTGCGTTTTTTCCCCACCCTGGCCACCACTGCCCGGGCCCGCGGACACTTCCTCGGCAGCCCGATGCCATCCCCCGCCGCGGCTCGTGCCTCGGCGAGCGCGCCCACCGCCGGCAGCCCTGCACCGGAAGTCAATGTAGCCCGCGTCTCCGTCTCGGGTCCGACCCGGACCAGCCGCTGGGGCCCTGCCGAAACCTCAGGCGCCAGGTGGAGCCCAAAGGCTGACAAGGCCGCGAGCCCCAGCGAAGGTGCGACTCCTGATGAGGCCGTGGGGTCGCGCAAGGGGGTAACTGCTGACACACCGGCGGCCGCTCCCGTGGCCATGGCTCCAGTTCCAGCTCCAGCGTCATCACCCAGCCTGGTCATCACCGTCCCGAGCGCGAGCCCCAGCACAGCCTCGGTGAAGGGTCCGGCTGCGGACCCGACAGCACACTGA